One region of Yersinia bercovieri ATCC 43970 genomic DNA includes:
- a CDS encoding DedA family protein, translated as MEAYILHLLTQSLAFALFVVMFVTFLESLALVGMLLPGTIMMTTVGALIGSGEMDFYWAWAAATVGCLTGDWLSYFIGRRFKAPLHRWSFLKKHKSMLAKTEHALHNHSMATVLLGRFIGPARPIVPMVAGMLNLPPAKFALPNVIGCLTWPPVYFFPGILAGVAIDIPPSANSFMFKCLLVAVVLLIWLACGLLWRWWRFDKRSPDRLSKWLPLARLRWMTLLAIALAIASFVWLHMQPMMPIYRHLLWKVLGG; from the coding sequence ATGGAAGCCTACATATTACATTTGCTGACACAATCACTGGCTTTCGCGCTATTTGTCGTCATGTTCGTGACTTTTCTCGAATCTTTAGCGCTGGTGGGGATGCTACTGCCCGGCACTATCATGATGACCACTGTGGGGGCGCTGATTGGCAGCGGGGAGATGGATTTTTATTGGGCCTGGGCCGCAGCTACAGTCGGTTGTCTGACGGGGGATTGGCTTTCGTACTTTATTGGTCGCCGTTTCAAAGCGCCGCTGCACCGCTGGTCTTTCCTGAAAAAACATAAATCGATGCTGGCGAAAACCGAACATGCACTGCACAACCACAGCATGGCCACGGTTCTGCTGGGGCGCTTTATCGGCCCGGCACGCCCTATCGTGCCAATGGTGGCGGGGATGCTGAATTTGCCGCCGGCAAAATTCGCGCTACCCAATGTGATTGGTTGCCTCACCTGGCCGCCGGTCTACTTCTTCCCTGGCATCCTGGCCGGTGTTGCCATTGATATCCCACCGAGCGCCAATAGCTTTATGTTTAAGTGTCTGTTAGTGGCGGTGGTGCTGCTGATTTGGTTGGCGTGCGGGTTATTATGGCGCTGGTGGCGTTTTGATAAACGTAGTCCAGATCGCCTCAGCAAGTGGCTGCCCCTTGCCCGACTGCGCTGGATGACGCTGCTGGCGATTGCACTCGCGATCGCCAGTTTTGTCTGGCTGCATATGCAGCCGATGATGCCGATTTATCGCCATCTGTTATGGAAAGTCTTGGGCGGATAA
- the thiP gene encoding thiamine/thiamine pyrophosphate ABC transporter permease ThiP: MAIRRQPLIPPWLWPGLLAAALIVGVALLAFTAIWRHAPAAEWQNLWHDSYLWHVIRFTFWQAFLSALLSVTPAIFLARALYRRRFPGRQLMLRLCAMTLVLPVLVALFGILTVYGRQGWLAGLFSWLGMDYRFSPYGLQGILLAHIFFNMPLATRLLLQSLESIAVEQRQLAAQLGMNGWQHFRWVEWPYLRRQILPTAALIFMLCFASFATVLSLGGGPQATTIELAIYQALSYDYDLGRAALLALIQLGCCLGLVVLSQRLNSVLAVGNTHGQIWRNPQDSYWSCISDTLLIGAALLLMVPPLLAVVIDGSNQTILTVLQQPPLWQAFFTSLTIAIGAGLLCVTLTMMLLWSSRELKLRQQMAYGQALEVSGMVILAMPGIVLATGFFLLLNDTLGLPQSPYALVILTNALMAVPYALKVLDNPMRDLAERYTPLCLSLDIRGWHRLRHIELSALKRPLAQALAFASVLSIGDFGVVALFGNEHFRTLPFYLYQQIGSYRSNDGAVTALLLLLLCFLLFTLIERLPSRHAKT, encoded by the coding sequence ATGGCAATCCGCCGTCAGCCGCTAATCCCGCCATGGTTGTGGCCGGGGCTGCTTGCCGCCGCGCTGATAGTCGGTGTCGCCTTATTGGCGTTCACCGCTATTTGGCGACATGCACCCGCGGCAGAGTGGCAAAATCTCTGGCATGACAGCTATCTGTGGCATGTGATCCGCTTTACCTTCTGGCAGGCGTTTCTCTCCGCGCTGCTGTCGGTGACACCCGCCATTTTTCTAGCCCGCGCCCTCTATCGCCGCCGCTTTCCAGGCCGTCAACTGATGCTACGTTTATGCGCCATGACACTGGTGCTGCCGGTGTTGGTGGCCCTGTTCGGTATCCTGACGGTCTATGGCCGCCAGGGCTGGCTGGCGGGGCTGTTTAGCTGGCTGGGGATGGATTACCGCTTCTCGCCCTATGGTTTACAAGGCATTTTGCTGGCGCATATCTTCTTTAATATGCCGCTGGCGACCCGCTTATTGCTGCAATCACTGGAGAGCATCGCCGTAGAGCAGCGCCAGCTGGCCGCGCAGTTGGGTATGAATGGCTGGCAGCATTTCCGCTGGGTCGAGTGGCCCTATCTGCGCCGCCAAATTCTGCCCACTGCCGCGCTGATTTTTATGCTCTGTTTTGCCAGCTTCGCCACCGTGCTGTCACTGGGCGGCGGGCCACAAGCTACCACCATCGAGTTAGCGATTTATCAGGCGCTTAGTTACGATTATGATCTCGGGCGCGCCGCACTATTGGCGCTAATCCAACTGGGCTGCTGCTTGGGGTTGGTGGTGCTAAGCCAGCGGCTGAACTCGGTACTGGCGGTGGGAAACACTCACGGACAGATATGGCGCAACCCGCAAGATAGCTATTGGTCGTGCATCAGCGACACTCTGCTGATTGGTGCGGCTTTGCTATTGATGGTTCCTCCTTTGCTCGCGGTCGTCATTGATGGCAGCAATCAAACGATACTCACCGTGTTGCAGCAACCCCCGCTCTGGCAAGCCTTCTTTACCTCATTGACCATCGCCATTGGGGCCGGATTACTCTGTGTCACCCTGACTATGATGCTGCTGTGGAGCAGCCGTGAGCTGAAACTGCGTCAGCAGATGGCCTACGGGCAAGCGCTGGAAGTGAGCGGCATGGTGATTCTGGCGATGCCGGGTATCGTGCTGGCGACCGGCTTCTTTTTACTGCTAAACGACACCTTGGGCTTGCCACAATCCCCTTACGCGCTGGTGATCCTGACCAATGCGCTGATGGCGGTGCCCTATGCCTTGAAAGTGCTGGATAACCCGATGCGCGATCTGGCCGAGCGCTATACGCCGCTCTGCTTATCGCTGGATATTCGCGGCTGGCACCGGTTGCGCCATATTGAGCTAAGCGCCCTAAAGCGCCCATTGGCGCAAGCGCTGGCCTTTGCCAGTGTGCTCTCCATCGGCGATTTTGGCGTGGTGGCGCTATTTGGTAATGAGCACTTCCGCACCTTGCCATTTTATCTCTATCAGCAGATAGGCTCTTACCGCAGTAACGATGGCGCAGTGACTGCCCTGCTGCTGCTGCTGCTCTGTTTCCTGCTATTTACTCTGATTGAACGACTGCCGAGCCGCCATGCTAAAACTTGA
- the thiQ gene encoding thiamine ABC transporter ATP-binding protein ThiQ yields MLKLEKITYLYDHLPMRFDLRIQPGERVAILGPSGAGKSTLLSLIAGFLAPASGRMLLNNQDHTTTVPAQRPVSMLFQENNLFSHLNVEQNIGLGLHPGLKLNQQQKQLLSQIAQQVGLESCLDRLPAQLSGGQRQRAALARCLVRSQPILLLDEPFSALDPALRNEMLQLVDQVCRQRQLTLLMVSHNLDDAARIADRTLLVVDGRIYYDGQTQALVSGSAPEASVLGIPLSAQDFP; encoded by the coding sequence ATGCTAAAACTTGAGAAAATAACCTATCTGTACGACCACTTACCGATGCGCTTTGATTTGCGCATTCAGCCCGGTGAGCGGGTGGCGATCCTTGGCCCGAGTGGCGCGGGTAAAAGCACCCTGCTGAGTCTGATTGCCGGTTTCTTAGCGCCGGCCAGTGGCCGTATGTTGCTGAATAATCAGGATCACACCACCACAGTACCCGCCCAAAGGCCGGTATCGATGCTCTTTCAGGAGAATAATCTGTTCTCACACCTCAATGTGGAGCAGAACATCGGGCTGGGGCTGCATCCGGGGCTGAAACTCAATCAACAGCAAAAACAGTTACTCAGCCAGATTGCCCAGCAAGTGGGATTGGAGTCGTGCCTCGACCGCCTGCCCGCGCAGCTCTCCGGTGGTCAACGCCAGCGGGCAGCACTCGCGCGCTGTCTGGTGCGCAGTCAGCCAATCCTACTGTTGGATGAGCCATTTTCTGCGCTGGACCCCGCATTACGTAATGAAATGCTGCAATTGGTCGATCAGGTGTGCCGCCAGCGCCAACTGACGCTACTGATGGTGTCACACAATCTTGATGATGCCGCGCGTATCGCCGACCGCACCTTACTCGTGGTTGATGGCCGCATTTACTATGACGGCCAGACTCAAGCACTGGTCAGCGGCAGTGCGCCAGAAGCTAGCGTGCTAGGCATCCCGTTATCCGCCCAAGACTTTCCATAA